Part of the Paenarthrobacter sp. JL.01a genome is shown below.
GCGACCATCAACTTCGAGCGTCCCGCAGTTGCTTCTGTTGCGGCTCCGGTCATCGAAAAGCCGGCTCCGGTCGTTGAGGCCCCCGCTCCCAAGACCGCTACCGTCGCTGCTGCTGCGGCTCCTGTCGCCGCCCAGGCTGCAGTTGCTGCTCCGGCCGCTGTTGCTCCTGCTGCCGCTCCGGTAGCTGCGGCTCCTGCCGCTGGTGGCGTCAACGCTGCCATGGTTGCCTCGGCTTACGCCCAGATCGGCATCATGCAGGACTGCACCGCCATGGTTGAGCGGGCCCTCGGCTCCGCAGGCATCCCTGTTGGCGACCTGGCACCCATGCAGTTCATGAACTACGGCAAGGTTGTCAGTGACCCCCAGCCGGGCGACATGATCGTCCAGTCGGGCCACGTTGCCATCTACATCGGCAACGGCCAGGCCATCAGCGGTGGCATCAACGGCAACCAGACGGGCATCCACCCGATCAGCTGGCTGACCGCGACGGGTCCCATCACCTACGTACGCGCTGGCGCATAAGCCTCACGC
Proteins encoded:
- a CDS encoding C40 family peptidase — translated: MSSRILRGRRKADSVRPNPFISISKAVASNASGAGRQAAVIAAASGLVLTGSVAAHAAEAPAQRDSSPATVAETASEAPTQVVTALSTATINFERPAVASVAAPVIEKPAPVVEAPAPKTATVAAAAAPVAAQAAVAAPAAVAPAAAPVAAAPAAGGVNAAMVASAYAQIGIMQDCTAMVERALGSAGIPVGDLAPMQFMNYGKVVSDPQPGDMIVQSGHVAIYIGNGQAISGGINGNQTGIHPISWLTATGPITYVRAGA